TCCCCGAACACTACGAACCGTTCGAGTCGCCGACGAAGAATCTATTATCCAAGGTGCAGAACAACCCCGTGGCCAAGTACTGGGACATCGGCGATCTCAACAAGCTGGGCACGCCCGACAAGTATCCCTACATCCTCACCACCTACCGGCTGACCGAGCACCATGCCGCCGGCATGTCGCGACACGTCCCATGGCTCAGCGAGCTCTTCTTCGGGCACTTCGCTGAGGTCAATCCCGAGATGGCCAAGGAGCTGGGGATCCAGAACGGCGACATGATCACGGTGGAGAGCCCTCGGGCGACGATTCACACACGCGCGCTCGTCACCGAACGCATCAAGCCGTTCGTCATCGATGGCAAGAAGGTCTACCAGGTGGGTATCCCGTGGCACTGGGGGTACCAGGGGGTCATGAAATCCGCCCGCGGGGACATCACCAACGACCTGGTGGCGAGCCTGGGCGACCCGACCACCTACATACAGGAATCCAAGGCGCTGCTCTGCAACGTCCGAAAGGGGGTGGCATAGCCATGGCTCGCACGCTGGCGATGTTCACGGATATCTCGCTGTGCATCGGCTGCCGCGCCTGTCAGGTCGCCTGCAAGCAATGGAACCAGCTGGCGCCCGAGGAGCCGGAGTGGACGGGGACCTATCAGAACCACCACGACTTCACGGACAAGAGCTACCGCCTGGTGCGCTTTTTCGAGCAGCCGGACGGCAAGGGCAGCCTGACCTGGCACCTGATGTCCGACGTTTGCAAGCACTGCGCTCAGGCCGGCTGCCTGGAGGCCTGTCCCACCGGCGCCATCTACCGGACCGAATACGGGACGGTCAACATCAACCAGGACATCTGCAACGGCTGCCGGTACTGCGTGTCGGCCTGCCCCTTCGGGGTCGTCGCCTTCAACGAGGAGACCGGCACGGCCAACAAGTGCACATTCTGCAACGACCGCATCCACAACGGCCTCGGCCCTGCCTGCGCGAAGGCCTGCCCGACGGCCTCGATCAAGTTCGGCTATCGTGACGAGTTGGCCACCACGGCCCGCAAGCGGGTCGAGGAGCTGCGCAAGATGGGATTCAACGAGGCCCAGCTCTACGGTGAGGACCAGAGCGGCGCCCTGGGCGGGCTCAACGCCTTCTTCCTGCTGCTGGGCAAGCCTTCCATCTACGGCCTGCCCGAGAACCCGAAGCTGCCCCAG
Above is a window of Candidatus Methylomirabilota bacterium DNA encoding:
- a CDS encoding 4Fe-4S dicluster domain-containing protein, producing MARTLAMFTDISLCIGCRACQVACKQWNQLAPEEPEWTGTYQNHHDFTDKSYRLVRFFEQPDGKGSLTWHLMSDVCKHCAQAGCLEACPTGAIYRTEYGTVNINQDICNGCRYCVSACPFGVVAFNEETGTANKCTFCNDRIHNGLGPACAKACPTASIKFGYRDELATTARKRVEELRKMGFNEAQLYGEDQSGALGGLNAFFLLLGKPSIYGLPENPKLPQRNVVVDSLLAIGSAVLIGLGAVMTFRNRGGTGGA